From a single Silene latifolia isolate original U9 population chromosome 6, ASM4854445v1, whole genome shotgun sequence genomic region:
- the LOC141588455 gene encoding uncharacterized protein LOC141588455: MSTILPDIVSPSQGAFIKGRDIVGNILACQDLIRLYKSKTCSPRVLMKIDLQKAYDSVEWAFVSDVLKALGFPAQFIKLVMNCVTSPSYSIALNGESNIDFNGVSEGIIAAIEAMSGMKKGAIPFRYLGVTVSPKRLSVMDCTCLVEKLSYAGRLVLITYVLHTLHSYWARIFILSKTVIHRIDAICRKFLWHGKETKESPALVAWDIICRQKKQGGLRLKNLQLWNIAAIGKYVWWIESKADHLWVKWVHAVDGYKWLLPAAETVRRVPWVGNKLMLPKHKFFAWLVVQQRLLTQDRLLSVFMYDLSLGGGPDTQAECGSMVAQFKEPLITEEAGHSCCGVQSNVSYLGLQKQVQAR; encoded by the exons ATGAGTACAATTTTGCCTGATATTGTGAGTCCTTCACAAGGAGCCTTCATCAAAGGAAGGGATATAGTGGGAAACATTCTTGCTTGCCAGGacttgattagattgtacaagaGTAAGACTTGTTCTCCTAGAGTGCTCATGAAGATTGACTTACAAAAAGCATATGACTCGGTTGAATGGGCTTTTGTGAGTGATGTTTTGAAAGCATTAGGTTTCCCAGCACAATTTATCAAGCTGGTTATGAATTGTGTGACTTCTCCTTCCTATTCCATTGCTTTAAATGGGgag TCTAACATCGACTTTAATGGAGTAAGTGAAGGGATTATAGCAGCTATTGAAGCAATGTCTGGTATGAAAAAGGGTGCTATTCCGTTCAGATATTTAGGGGTGACAGTTTCCCCTAAAAGATTATCAGTCATGGACTGCACTTGCCTTGTTGAGAAACTTTCTTATGCTGGTCGTCTGGTGTTGATCACATATGTCCTACATACTTTGCATTCCTATTGGGCACGGATTTTCATTCTTTCCAAGACTGTTATTCATAGAATTGATGCAATTTGTAGGAAATTTCTTTGGCATGGAAAGGAAACTAAAGAGAGTCCTGCTCTTGTGGCTTGGGACATCATATGCAGGCAAAAAAAGCAAGGAGGTTTGAGGTTGAAAAATCTACAGCTATGGAACATAGCTGCCATAGGAAAGTATGTTTGGTGGATAGAGAGCAAAGCTGATCATCTGTGGGTAAAATGGGTGCATGCTGT GGACGGTTACAAATGGTTGCTACCTGCTGCTGAGACTGTTAGACGGGTTCCTTGGGTGGGAAATAAGCTTATGTTACCTAAGCATAAGTTCTTTGCATGGCTTGTTGTCCAACAAAGGTTACTCACTCAAGACAGGCTG TTATCAGTGTTTATGTATGATCTCTCTTTGGGTGGGGGTCCAGATACCCAAGCAGAATGTGGTTCAATGGTGGCTCAGTTTAAAGAACCGCTCATTACTGAAGAAGCAGGTCATAGCTGTTGTGGTGTGCAGTCTAATGTATCTTATTTGGGATTGCAGAAACAAGTGCAGGCTCGATAA